The Archangium primigenium genomic interval TGGAGCAGGGCGTCATGGGCGAGCTCCACCACCGTGTCCGGGTCCCCGTCCCCACCGGAGCGCAGCCGCAGCAGCCGGGTGCGCACCAGCACCTCGGCCAGTCGCCACGTCTCCCCCGGCGCGCCGGTGAGGGCGCCCAGCTCCTCCGTGGAGACCGGGAGCCGGGTGTGCTCGGCCGTCACCAGCCGGGTGCACAGAATCCGCGCCAGGGCATGGTCGGCCGTGGACAGCCCCGTGAGCACGGCGTCGGCCGCGCGCCCGAGCGCCGTGGTGAGCCCGCCCAGGGTCCGCGCCGCCCCGAGCGTGAGCCGGCGGCCCTCCCGGTCACGCGTGTCCCACGCGGTGGTGGCGGCGAACTGCAAGAGCGCGAGCGCGTCGGGGGCGCCCTCCAGGGCGTGCAGCAAGTCCTCCACCTGCTCGGGCGCCTCGAAGAGGTGGCCCGCGCGCTCGGCGGGCCGCAGCAGGGCCTCGCGCAGCTCGTCCCGCGCGGGGGGCGCCAGCAGGAACAGCCCCGGGGTGAGCTCCGCGAGGAAGCGCTCGTCCTCGCCCACGCGGTCCATCCACTCCGAGCGCAGCGCGAGCACGAGCCGCAGCGGGGATGACACGTCATCGGCGATGCCCGCCAGGCACGCGAGGAAGGCCCGGCGCTCGCGCGCGTCCGGCCCGCGCGTGTACAGCTCCTCGAACGGGTCCACGAAGACGAGCATCTTGCGGTGGTTGCACCGGGCGTTGGCGCGCAGGGCGTTGCCCGCGTAGCCGGGCTCGGAGGCCAGTCGCCGCACGAGCTCGCGCTGCCGCGGGCTGTCCGGGGCGGGCGGGTCGGACGGGTTCTCCAGGGACTCGAGCAGCCGGGCCAGGGCCGCCAGCGGGTGGGCGCCGGGGCGCAGCACGTGCGTGTCCCACTCGACGCCCGAGCGCCCGAGCGCGGGGATGAGCCCCGCGCGCACGAGCGACGTCTTGCCCGTGCCCGGCGCCCCGACGACGGCGAGCAGCGGCCGCTCCTGCAGGCGCTGCGTGAGCGCGGCGATCTCCCGGGCGCGGCCGAAGAAGTGGTCCGTGTCCCCCTCCCGGAAGGCCGAGGGCCCCGGGTAGGGACACTGGTCGACGTACAGCTCGCGCCCGGCCTGGCCCGGCAGGAAGGGCTCCAGGGCGCCAAGGAGCGTGGCCGCGTCCGGCATGCGCTCCTCCCGGTCCTTCAGGAGGCAGCGGTCCACCACGGCCGCCAGGCCCCGGGGCAGCGCGGGAAAGAGCGTCTGCAGGCGCGGCATGGGCTCGGTGAGCCGCCCCGTCACGGACGGATCCTTGCCGCCGAGCACCCCCAGCGGGTGCTGCCCGGAGAGCATCTGGAAGAGCATGATGCCCACGGCCCACAGGTCCGTGCGGTGGTCCACCGCCCCGCCGTTGCCCCACTGCTCCGGGGACAGGTACGCGAGGCTGTCCGGCAGCGCGCCCCGGCGCGTGAGGTCCTCCCCGTTGTCGTCGAGCAGGCCGCCGCCGTCGCTCGTGCGCCAGGGCACGTCGCGCGGCAGGGACTCGCCGCGCAACAGCCGCGAGACGCCGAAGTCGAGCACCTTGATGCCGCCCGTGTCCGTCACGAAGACGTTCTCCGGCTTGAGGTCGTGGTGGACGACGCCCTGGGCGTGCGCGAACGCGAGCGCCCGCACCACGGGCACCATCCACTCCACGGCGCGCGCCGGGGGCAGGCGCTTGCGCTGGACGAGTGCGCGCAGCGTCTGGCCCTGCAGGTACTCGAGCACCAGGAAGGGGCCGCCCGCGTACTGACCGACCTCGTGCAGGGCCGCGATGTGCTCGTGCACCAGGCGCGCGGTGACCTGGGTGAGGTCCATGTCCGGCAGGCGCGGGAACAACAGCAGCACCCGGCGGCCCATGCGCGTGTCCCGCGCGAGGAAGGCCCGGCCCCGGCGCTCGCCGCTCAACTCGCGGATGAGCTCGTAGTGCCGCAGCCACAGCCCGGGCACGAGCGGCGGCGGCCGCGCGGGCTGGGGAAGACGGGGGGATTCGGGCGGTCGGGCCTGACGCTCGCTCTGGCTCATGACGGGGCGCTCTCCGCTTCGCGGGCCCCGGCCACTGGAGGGCCGGGGCGTCGGTCTGTCAGGAGTGCCCGTCTGGCGGGGCGCGGGGGGGGAAGGCGTTCCTTCCCGCACAGGGCCTGCCTGGCACTCCGGCCGCCACCCGTTCCCCACCCCTGCCCCTACAGCGGCGGTTCCATGATGGCCATGGACGCGGGTTTGACTACCGGGGCGCCAGGACAGGCACGGTGTCGGCCAGTCAGCGCAGCCGGAGCAGGGCGCGCGCCGCCTCGCGGCCGGAGCGCAGCCCGCCCTGGACCGATTCACCGAAGCGCGCGCCGAGGGCCTCCAACAAGACGCCGAAGCGCTCCAGGCCCGCGCGGCGCACGGCGCGGGTGGTGCCGGCGAGGCTCGCCGAGGCCAAGAGCGCGCCCGCGCCCGCGAGCAGCGCGAAGAGCGCGCCCGCGTTGAGGAAGTAGTCCACGCCGAGCAGGGGCCCCTCCACGTAGGCGCGCACCACGCGGTAGCCCACGTGCGCGAGCAGCGCGAAGAGGGGCAGGTTGATAAGCGGCAGCAGCAGCCAGCGCGCGGTGCGCCACCAACGGGCCACGGCCCCGGCCACCGCGGTGGTGAGCGTGTAGCGCCAGGCGCTGGCGCGCGCCGCCTTGAGCTCCGCGAGCAGGGTGTCCAGGTCCGGCAGGCCCAGCGCCTCCGGGGTGAGGCCCCCCGCGTACGCGAGGCTCCGCGCCTCGGTGAGCGAGGCGCGCGCGGCGGACTCCACCGCCAGGTCGTCCTCGAAGGGCTCCACCACCGCCGTCTCCGCGGCGCGCGCCCGGGTGCGCTCGCGCACCGCGTCCAGCACCGTGGTGGTGGCCGCCACCGCGAGCCCCACCGGCAGGTTGCGCCGGGCCACCAGCGTGGCCGCGCCCAGCCCCCCCACGCCCGCGGTGGACAGCCGCATGCCCCAGGCGGCCGGGCCCCAGAAGCGCCCCGCGGCCTGCTCCCGCACCTCCGAGGCCAGGTGGCCCTGCGCGAGCACCAGCCGCGCGTCGAAGTCCTCGCGCAGCGCGGTGGCGGCCCGGCCCATGCCCGCGGCCAGCGCGGCGCCCGCCCGCGCGAGCGTGTCCTCCGTCTCCTTCAGCGCGCCCTCCACCCGCGTGCCCAGCTCCGTGAGCGCGCCCCGGGCATTGTCGCGCCGCACCCGCTCGGCCACCGTCTCGCTCGCCAGGGACTGGAGGTGGAAGAGCAGGGCGCCGAACTCGCCGGATGGATCCTGCCCCTGCTGCGCCGCGCGGCCGCTGATGGCGAAGACGGGCACGGCCTCCAGCGCCAGCCCGTAGCGCTCCGCGGCGAGCCGACGCGCCTGAGACTTGAGGGCCTCGCGCGACTCGGCCGACAGCTCGTCCGCGAAATTGATGAGGAACACGAGTGCGCGGCGCCGGGCGAACTCCGCGAGGAACTCGGCCTGGGAGGACTCGGCGACGCTGCCGCGGTGCATGACGACGAGGGCCACGTCCGCGCGCTCCAGCGCCCCGCGCGCCACCTCGCGGTGCGCCGTGGCCACGCTGTTGAGGTCCGGCGTGTCGATGAACACCTGGCCGCTCCACAGGCCCCGAGGCCCCGGCGTGTAGCGCACCACGCGCGCGCCCACCTGGCCCAGGTCCTCCAGCGCGAGCCCCTCGGGGGCGAACACGGTGGCGGCGGTGCTCGTGGGCCGATCCTCTCCCTCGCGCGCGAGCGCCTGGCCGGCCAGGGCGTTGAGCAGGGTGGACTTGCCCGCGCCCGTGGCGCCCACCAGCGCGACGGTGAGCGGCACCTCTCGCCGTGCATGTCCGCGCGCGTAGTCCTGGCGCAGGCGCTCCAGCCGGGCCGCGTGGGGCTGGAGCGCGGGCAACTGGCGCGCGTCGGAAAGGAGGCGCTCCAAGGACTCGGAGTCGGGCAGGGTATCGTCCACGGCGCCGAGCCTCGCCAAGCCGCGCGCCCCTGCCCAGCGCGGAATGGCCCCGAGCGCTGACGCCGCGCGTCATGCGTTGGGGAGTACACGGGGGGAGACGGGAGGGTGGTGTGCTCCCAGGCGCGCTCCTAGGCTGACGCGATGACTTTCCCGTCCTTGTCCCAGGCGCCCGCGCCCCGGGTCGGCCTCCACCGGCACCTGTATGTCCAGGTGCTGGTGGCCATCACGCTCGGCGCGCTGCTCGGCCACTTCTTCCCCTCGCTCGGCGCGTCCATGAAGCCGCTGGGCGATGGCTTCATCAAGCTGGTGAAGATGATCATCGCGCCGGTCATCTTCCTCACGGTGGTGACGGGCATCGCGGGCTCGCATGACCTGGGCAAGGTGGGGCGCGTGGCCGTCAAGGCGTTCGCCTACTTCCT includes:
- a CDS encoding GTPase, whose product is MDDTLPDSESLERLLSDARQLPALQPHAARLERLRQDYARGHARREVPLTVALVGATGAGKSTLLNALAGQALAREGEDRPTSTAATVFAPEGLALEDLGQVGARVVRYTPGPRGLWSGQVFIDTPDLNSVATAHREVARGALERADVALVVMHRGSVAESSQAEFLAEFARRRALVFLINFADELSAESREALKSQARRLAAERYGLALEAVPVFAISGRAAQQGQDPSGEFGALLFHLQSLASETVAERVRRDNARGALTELGTRVEGALKETEDTLARAGAALAAGMGRAATALREDFDARLVLAQGHLASEVREQAAGRFWGPAAWGMRLSTAGVGGLGAATLVARRNLPVGLAVAATTTVLDAVRERTRARAAETAVVEPFEDDLAVESAARASLTEARSLAYAGGLTPEALGLPDLDTLLAELKAARASAWRYTLTTAVAGAVARWWRTARWLLLPLINLPLFALLAHVGYRVVRAYVEGPLLGVDYFLNAGALFALLAGAGALLASASLAGTTRAVRRAGLERFGVLLEALGARFGESVQGGLRSGREAARALLRLR
- a CDS encoding serine/threonine-protein kinase — encoded protein: MSQSERQARPPESPRLPQPARPPPLVPGLWLRHYELIRELSGERRGRAFLARDTRMGRRVLLLFPRLPDMDLTQVTARLVHEHIAALHEVGQYAGGPFLVLEYLQGQTLRALVQRKRLPPARAVEWMVPVVRALAFAHAQGVVHHDLKPENVFVTDTGGIKVLDFGVSRLLRGESLPRDVPWRTSDGGGLLDDNGEDLTRRGALPDSLAYLSPEQWGNGGAVDHRTDLWAVGIMLFQMLSGQHPLGVLGGKDPSVTGRLTEPMPRLQTLFPALPRGLAAVVDRCLLKDREERMPDAATLLGALEPFLPGQAGRELYVDQCPYPGPSAFREGDTDHFFGRAREIAALTQRLQERPLLAVVGAPGTGKTSLVRAGLIPALGRSGVEWDTHVLRPGAHPLAALARLLESLENPSDPPAPDSPRQRELVRRLASEPGYAGNALRANARCNHRKMLVFVDPFEELYTRGPDARERRAFLACLAGIADDVSSPLRLVLALRSEWMDRVGEDERFLAELTPGLFLLAPPARDELREALLRPAERAGHLFEAPEQVEDLLHALEGAPDALALLQFAATTAWDTRDREGRRLTLGAARTLGGLTTALGRAADAVLTGLSTADHALARILCTRLVTAEHTRLPVSTEELGALTGAPGETWRLAEVLVRTRLLRLRSGGDGDPDTVVELAHDALLQDSAVLRRWLDERREDTTFLDDLYQAALTWREHDSIPGLLWRDERLEEARRFLARRATGELPPLQRDFLDAAFERRARRARRARNRRLLGALSLGVLGLATAVAGSFAHEARQEATLQAERARMAEEEARRAEEGARRVEASARAEGLRAHETLRTARVEEREWLEARRSREETEQEVVRLAEELLQQKETFVSELRRTQRARRRAQQARVEELLRHERERVQGFKERLDPVLERLRERPVEASRPAEEDQP